One segment of Marvinbryantia formatexigens DSM 14469 DNA contains the following:
- the gatB gene encoding Asp-tRNA(Asn)/Glu-tRNA(Gln) amidotransferase subunit GatB, whose product MAKQYETVIGLEVHVELATKTKIFCGCSTQFGGAPNTHTCPVCTGMPGSLPVLNKQVVEYALAVGLATNCQINQHCKFDRKNYFYPDNPQNYQISQLYLPICHDGGVEIETEKGKKTIGIHEIHMEEDAGKLIHDEWEDCSLVDFNRSGVPLIEIVSEPDMRSAEEVIAYLDKLRLIIQYLGASDCKLQEGSMRADVNLSVREAGAEKFGTRTEMKNLNSFKAIAHAIENERERQIDLLEAGEAVVQETRRWDDTKEYSYAMRSKEDAQDYRYFPDPDLTPVYISDEWIARVRAAQPELRTEKLQRYKEEFSIPEYDAGILTSSKRLADLFEEATAICKKPKKVSNWLMGETLRLLKENGQEPEDLRFSPENLAKLVNLADAGTVNNRVAKEVFEKIFTDDIDPEVYVEEHGLKTVNDEGALRSTVEAVIAANPQSVADYKGGKEKAIGFLVGQTMKAMKGKADPGAVNKMLKEILSR is encoded by the coding sequence ATGGCAAAGCAATATGAGACAGTCATCGGACTGGAGGTCCACGTAGAGCTGGCGACAAAGACGAAAATCTTCTGCGGCTGCTCCACGCAGTTCGGCGGAGCGCCCAATACACACACCTGCCCGGTCTGCACCGGAATGCCCGGCTCGCTTCCGGTCTTAAATAAACAGGTGGTAGAGTATGCGCTCGCTGTCGGTCTGGCGACCAACTGCCAGATCAACCAGCATTGCAAATTTGACCGCAAGAATTATTTCTATCCGGACAATCCGCAGAATTACCAGATTTCGCAGCTTTATCTGCCAATCTGTCACGACGGCGGCGTCGAGATAGAGACAGAGAAGGGCAAAAAGACGATTGGCATTCACGAAATCCATATGGAGGAGGACGCCGGAAAGCTCATTCACGATGAATGGGAGGACTGCTCTCTGGTGGACTTTAACCGCAGCGGCGTGCCGCTGATTGAAATCGTGTCAGAGCCGGATATGCGCAGCGCGGAGGAGGTAATTGCCTACCTCGATAAGCTGCGTCTGATTATCCAGTATCTCGGCGCCTCCGACTGCAAGCTGCAGGAGGGCTCCATGCGCGCGGACGTCAACCTTTCCGTGCGCGAGGCGGGAGCGGAAAAATTCGGTACCCGCACCGAGATGAAAAACCTGAATTCCTTTAAGGCGATCGCCCATGCCATCGAAAACGAGCGGGAGCGTCAGATAGATTTGCTGGAGGCGGGAGAAGCGGTGGTGCAGGAGACGCGCCGGTGGGACGACACAAAAGAATACTCCTACGCGATGCGCTCCAAGGAGGACGCGCAGGATTACCGCTATTTCCCGGATCCCGATCTGACGCCGGTGTATATCAGCGACGAGTGGATCGCGCGCGTGCGCGCCGCACAGCCGGAGCTGCGCACGGAAAAGCTGCAGCGCTATAAGGAAGAATTTTCCATTCCGGAGTACGATGCCGGTATCCTCACATCCTCCAAGCGGCTGGCGGATCTCTTCGAGGAGGCGACCGCCATCTGCAAAAAGCCGAAGAAAGTCTCCAACTGGCTGATGGGCGAGACGCTGCGTCTTTTAAAGGAGAACGGGCAGGAGCCGGAGGATTTGCGCTTCTCTCCGGAAAACCTGGCAAAGCTGGTAAATCTTGCGGATGCCGGCACGGTGAACAACCGCGTGGCGAAAGAGGTCTTCGAGAAAATCTTTACGGATGATATCGACCCGGAGGTATACGTGGAGGAGCACGGTCTGAAGACCGTCAATGACGAGGGCGCGCTGCGCAGCACGGTGGAAGCGGTCATCGCTGCAAATCCGCAGTCGGTTGCGGACTATAAGGGCGGCAAGGAGAAGGCAATCGGGTTCCTTGTCGGGCAGACGATGAAGGCGATGAAGGGCAAGGCGGATCCCGGCGCCGTGAATAAAATGCTGAAGGAAATTTTATCCAGATAA
- the gatC gene encoding Asp-tRNA(Asn)/Glu-tRNA(Gln) amidotransferase subunit GatC, with translation MANIISDETIEYVGILAKLELSDEEKEQAKADMGKMLDYIDKLNELDTTGIEPMSHVFPVQNVFREDMVTNGDDREAMLKNAPEEKDGAFVVPRTVE, from the coding sequence ATGGCAAATATCATTTCGGACGAGACGATAGAGTATGTCGGTATCCTGGCGAAGCTGGAGCTGTCTGACGAGGAAAAAGAGCAGGCGAAGGCGGACATGGGAAAAATGCTGGATTATATTGATAAATTAAACGAGCTGGATACCACGGGAATTGAGCCGATGTCGCACGTATTCCCGGTGCAGAACGTGTTCCGCGAGGACATGGTCACAAACGGGGACGACCGGGAAGCAATGCTGAAAAATGCGCCGGAGGAAAAGGACGGAGCGTTTGTGGTGCCAAGAACGGTAGAATAG
- the aspS gene encoding aspartate--tRNA ligase, giving the protein MSNIYRDVTLNQVSEADIGKELRIAGWVENIRDHGGVSFVDVRDMYAVMQVVLRDGALLDGIRREQAVSIKGIVEKRDEETYNPKIPTGTIELEAHEITVLGGVYKNLPFEVQISREVREDVRLKYRYLDLRNKKVKDNIIFRSQVISFLRQKMTELGFLEIQTPILCASSPEGARDYIVPSRKFKGKFYALPQAPQQYKQLLMVSGFDKYFQIAPCFRDEDARADRSPGEFYQLDFEMSFATQEEVFKVGEEVLTATFEKFAPEGYAVTKAPYPVISYKQAMLEFGTDKPDLRNPLRIIDVTDFFQKCTFKPFLGRTVRAIRVHEKMSKGFHERLLKFATGIGMGGLGYLEVLEDKSYKGPIDKFIPEELKEEFAQLAGLSVGDTIFFMADKEERAAYYAGMIRTELGEKLDLLEKNAYRFCYVNDFPMFEKEPQTKQIGFTHNPFSMPQGGLEALETMNPLDVLAYQYDIVCNGVELSSGAVRNHDMRIMKKAFEIAGYDEEVLKSKFGALYNAFCFGAPPHAGMAPGIDRMLMLLKNEENIREVIAFPMNGNAEDLMCGAPGTVTEQQLREVHIKVRD; this is encoded by the coding sequence ATGAGCAATATTTACAGAGATGTGACATTGAACCAGGTGAGTGAGGCGGATATCGGAAAGGAGCTGCGCATCGCAGGCTGGGTGGAGAATATCCGTGACCACGGCGGCGTTTCGTTTGTGGATGTGCGCGATATGTACGCCGTGATGCAGGTGGTTCTGCGGGACGGCGCGCTGCTGGATGGCATCCGCAGGGAGCAGGCGGTCTCCATCAAAGGAATCGTGGAAAAGCGCGATGAGGAGACTTATAATCCGAAAATTCCCACCGGAACCATCGAGCTGGAGGCGCACGAAATCACCGTTCTGGGCGGTGTTTACAAAAATCTTCCGTTTGAGGTGCAGATCAGCCGCGAGGTGCGCGAGGATGTCCGCCTGAAATACCGCTATCTGGACCTGCGCAACAAAAAAGTAAAGGACAACATCATTTTCCGCTCGCAGGTGATTTCCTTCCTGCGCCAGAAGATGACAGAGCTGGGCTTTCTGGAAATCCAGACGCCGATTCTGTGCGCGTCCTCCCCGGAGGGAGCGCGGGACTACATCGTTCCGTCGCGCAAATTCAAAGGGAAATTTTACGCGCTGCCGCAGGCGCCGCAGCAGTATAAGCAGCTTCTGATGGTATCCGGCTTTGATAAATATTTCCAGATCGCGCCCTGCTTCCGCGACGAGGATGCGCGTGCGGACCGCTCGCCGGGCGAGTTTTACCAGCTTGATTTCGAGATGAGCTTCGCCACCCAGGAGGAAGTATTCAAAGTGGGCGAAGAGGTGCTGACGGCGACCTTTGAAAAATTTGCGCCGGAGGGATACGCGGTCACGAAAGCGCCGTATCCGGTCATCAGCTATAAGCAGGCGATGCTGGAATTCGGCACCGACAAGCCGGATCTGCGCAATCCGCTGCGCATCATCGATGTGACAGACTTTTTCCAGAAATGCACCTTTAAGCCGTTTCTTGGCAGGACTGTGCGCGCTATCCGCGTACATGAAAAGATGTCCAAGGGCTTCCACGAGCGGCTGCTGAAATTCGCCACCGGCATCGGCATGGGCGGGCTCGGCTATCTGGAGGTGCTGGAGGATAAATCCTACAAGGGTCCGATCGACAAATTTATTCCGGAGGAGCTGAAGGAAGAATTTGCGCAGCTTGCAGGGCTTTCCGTGGGCGACACCATTTTCTTCATGGCGGATAAGGAGGAGCGCGCCGCCTACTATGCCGGTATGATCCGTACAGAGCTGGGCGAAAAGCTGGATCTCCTTGAGAAAAACGCCTATCGGTTCTGTTATGTGAACGATTTCCCGATGTTTGAGAAGGAACCGCAGACAAAGCAGATCGGATTCACGCACAATCCGTTCTCCATGCCGCAGGGCGGTCTGGAGGCGCTGGAAACCATGAATCCGCTGGATGTTCTGGCGTATCAGTACGATATCGTCTGCAACGGCGTGGAGCTGTCGTCCGGTGCGGTGCGCAACCACGACATGCGGATTATGAAAAAAGCCTTCGAGATTGCCGGGTACGATGAAGAAGTCTTAAAGAGCAAATTCGGGGCGCTCTACAATGCCTTCTGCTTCGGAGCGCCGCCGCATGCCGGTATGGCGCCGGGCATCGACCGTATGCTGATGCTCTTAAAGAACGAAGAAAACATCCGCGAGGTCATTGCTTTCCCGATGAACGGCAACGCCGAAGACCTGATGTGTGGCGCGCCGGGCACGGTCACGGAGCAGCAGCTTCGCGAGGTACACATTAAAGTGAGAGATTAG
- the asnA gene encoding aspartate--ammonia ligase, translated as MEHLIIPEHYESALNLHDTQVAIKTVKDFFQQTLASRLNLLRVSAPLFVTPDSGLNDNLNGIERPVSFGIREQNENTAEIVHSLAKWKRYALKEYGFAHGEGLYTDMNAIRRDEDTDNIHSIYVDQWDWEKIISREERTVDTLKEVVRTIYKVLKKTEKYMAIQYDYIEEILPKEIFFITSQELEDLYPDCTPKEREYRIVKEKGAVFIMQIGGVLASGERHDGRAPDYDDWALNGDIIVYYPVLDIALELSSMGIRVDEESLLRQLEIAGCPERASLPFQKAILEKDLPYTIGGGIGQSRICMFYLRKAHIGEVQVSLWPDDIAAKARQNGIQLL; from the coding sequence ATGGAACATTTGATTATTCCCGAACATTACGAATCGGCACTGAATCTTCACGATACGCAGGTCGCCATCAAAACGGTAAAGGATTTTTTCCAGCAGACGCTGGCGTCCCGGCTGAATCTGCTGCGTGTATCCGCGCCGCTGTTTGTCACCCCGGATTCCGGGCTGAACGACAATTTAAACGGCATAGAACGCCCCGTTTCCTTCGGCATCCGCGAACAGAATGAGAATACCGCAGAAATCGTGCATTCCCTGGCAAAGTGGAAGCGCTATGCGTTGAAGGAGTACGGCTTTGCCCACGGTGAGGGACTGTACACCGATATGAACGCCATCCGCCGGGATGAGGATACCGACAACATCCACTCCATCTACGTGGATCAGTGGGACTGGGAAAAAATCATTTCCCGCGAGGAGCGCACCGTGGACACATTAAAGGAAGTGGTGCGCACCATTTATAAGGTACTGAAAAAGACAGAAAAGTACATGGCGATCCAGTACGATTACATTGAAGAAATTCTTCCGAAGGAAATCTTCTTTATCACCTCGCAGGAACTGGAGGATCTCTATCCGGACTGCACGCCGAAAGAGCGTGAATACCGCATTGTGAAGGAAAAGGGCGCTGTATTTATCATGCAGATCGGCGGTGTACTCGCCTCCGGAGAGCGTCATGACGGCAGAGCGCCGGATTACGATGACTGGGCGTTAAACGGCGATATCATCGTATACTATCCTGTGCTGGATATCGCGCTGGAGCTCTCTTCTATGGGAATCCGTGTAGATGAGGAAAGCCTGCTGCGTCAGCTTGAAATTGCCGGATGCCCGGAGCGCGCGTCGCTCCCCTTCCAGAAGGCAATTCTGGAAAAGGATCTGCCCTATACCATTGGCGGCGGTATCGGACAGTCGCGTATCTGTATGTTCTATCTGCGCAAGGCGCATATCGGCGAAGTACAGGTGTCGCTGTGGCCGGATGATATCGCGGCAAAAGCCAGACAAAACGGCATCCAGCTTTTATAA
- a CDS encoding cation-translocating P-type ATPase, whose translation MDKKIYREAFGFPAFVLLLIVLAVLIDEVFALPLPAPAALVPLAVGGGRICYDTLRDVWRTRTVTTGILVVLALIGSIFTGEFMEGAEVSFMMLLGEALEDFTMEKTRLTADALLSSLPASSKTGGHASGEGGNVHRLADRFSRYFLPVILGICAVVFIFTRDISRVMSILVIACPCSLVLSSPAAVLSCVINAARRGILLPDGETVERLGAAKSVQPLPEGGLYRTDNGLTLGCSVDADVIFSEKCTTASLSCALALAHKARTIILENIILFACLMNFAGITLSSLGLLPMVPGALLHNAATICVLLNSIRLVRWEPQAKR comes from the coding sequence ATGGACAAAAAAATATACCGGGAGGCATTTGGCTTTCCGGCATTCGTATTGCTTCTGATAGTGCTCGCCGTCCTTATCGACGAGGTTTTTGCCCTGCCGCTGCCCGCTCCGGCGGCGCTGGTCCCGCTCGCTGTCGGCGGCGGTCGTATCTGCTATGATACGCTGCGGGACGTCTGGCGCACACGCACAGTCACGACCGGTATTCTCGTTGTACTTGCGCTGATTGGCTCCATATTCACCGGTGAATTTATGGAGGGCGCGGAGGTTTCCTTTATGATGCTTCTCGGCGAGGCGCTGGAGGATTTCACGATGGAAAAAACAAGGCTGACAGCGGACGCCCTGTTATCCTCCCTTCCCGCCTCGTCGAAAACGGGCGGGCATGCCTCCGGGGAGGGCGGAAATGTGCACCGCCTGGCCGACCGTTTTTCCAGGTATTTTCTGCCTGTGATCCTCGGAATCTGCGCTGTCGTCTTCATCTTTACCCGCGATATTTCGCGCGTGATGTCCATCCTGGTGATTGCCTGCCCCTGCTCCCTGGTGCTCTCCAGTCCGGCGGCGGTATTATCCTGCGTAATCAACGCGGCAAGGCGCGGCATCCTCCTTCCGGACGGCGAGACCGTGGAGCGTCTGGGCGCCGCAAAATCTGTGCAGCCCCTGCCGGAGGGCGGGCTTTACCGCACGGATAACGGTCTGACGCTCGGCTGCTCAGTGGATGCTGACGTCATCTTTTCGGAAAAATGCACCACCGCCAGCCTGTCCTGCGCACTTGCCCTCGCCCACAAAGCGCGCACCATCATTCTGGAGAACATTATCCTGTTCGCCTGCCTTATGAATTTTGCAGGCATCACGCTTTCCAGTCTGGGACTGCTGCCAATGGTGCCCGGTGCTCTTCTTCACAACGCCGCCACCATCTGCGTATTGCTCAATTCCATCCGGCTCGTCCGCTGGGAACCGCAGGCAAAGCGCTGA
- a CDS encoding branched-chain amino acid aminotransferase, with translation MLDIKITKTTNPKPLPTEDNPLVFGTIFTDHMYVMEYTKGQGWHDPEIMPYQPISLDPSAMVFHYGQEMFEGLKAYKTEDGRILLFRPDKNIERANNSNKRLEIPKIPEDDFLNAIKTLVKVDAAWIPTKPGTSLYIRPFVIATDPFLGVRPSDTYKFIIILSPVGAYYPEGLNPVKIWIEDEYVRAVRGGIGEAKTGGNYVASLAAQIKAHDEGYSQVLWLDGVERKYIEEVGAMNIFFKINGTVVTPMLNGSILPGVTRNTCIQLCKEWGLPVEERRISVDELVEAAKNGTLEEVWGSGTAAVISPVGHLRYENDVFQIADGGIGEVSQKLYDTVTGIQLGKLEDKHGWTVEVK, from the coding sequence ATGTTAGATATCAAAATCACAAAAACAACAAACCCGAAGCCTCTTCCGACGGAGGATAATCCGCTGGTATTTGGTACTATTTTTACGGACCATATGTATGTAATGGAGTATACAAAGGGACAGGGATGGCATGACCCGGAGATTATGCCGTATCAGCCGATTTCTCTTGATCCGTCCGCAATGGTGTTTCACTATGGGCAGGAAATGTTTGAAGGTCTGAAGGCATATAAGACAGAGGACGGAAGAATCCTGCTGTTCCGCCCGGACAAAAACATTGAGCGTGCAAATAATTCCAATAAGCGTCTGGAAATCCCGAAGATTCCGGAGGACGACTTCCTGAATGCCATAAAAACACTGGTAAAGGTGGATGCGGCATGGATTCCGACAAAGCCGGGCACTTCTCTTTACATCCGCCCGTTTGTTATCGCGACGGATCCGTTCCTCGGCGTACGTCCGTCAGATACCTATAAATTCATCATCATTCTCTCACCGGTAGGCGCGTACTATCCGGAGGGACTGAATCCTGTGAAAATCTGGATCGAGGATGAGTATGTAAGAGCCGTAAGAGGCGGCATCGGCGAGGCAAAGACCGGCGGAAACTATGTGGCTTCCCTGGCGGCGCAGATCAAGGCACATGATGAGGGCTATTCTCAGGTGCTCTGGCTGGACGGCGTGGAAAGAAAATACATCGAAGAAGTGGGCGCGATGAACATCTTTTTTAAGATTAACGGCACTGTGGTGACACCGATGCTGAACGGAAGTATTCTTCCGGGTGTTACCAGAAATACCTGCATCCAGCTCTGCAAAGAGTGGGGGCTTCCGGTGGAGGAGCGCCGCATTTCGGTGGACGAGCTGGTAGAAGCGGCAAAGAACGGAACGCTGGAAGAGGTATGGGGTTCCGGTACGGCAGCCGTTATCTCCCCGGTTGGACATCTGCGCTATGAGAACGACGTATTCCAGATTGCTGACGGCGGCATCGGAGAAGTCAGCCAGAAGCTGTATGACACCGTAACCGGTATCCAGCTCGGAAAGCTGGAGGACAAGCACGGCTGGACAGTTGAAGTAAAATAA
- the gdhA gene encoding NADP-specific glutamate dehydrogenase yields MSYVDEVIEQVVKKNPAEPEFHQAVKEVLESLRVVVEANEEKFRKDALLERLVEPERQIKFRVPWVDDKGQVQVNTGYRVQFNSAIGPYKGGLRLHPSVNLGIIKFLGFEQIFKNSLTGLPIGGGKGGSDFDPKGKSDREVMAFCQSFMTELCKYIGADTDVPAGDIGTGAREIGYMFGQYKRIKGLYEGVLTGKGLSYGGSLARTEATGYGLLYLTQEILKINGKEISGMTAAVSGSGNVAIYAIQKAQELGVKVLTCSDSTGWVYDPEGIDVAALKEIKEVKRARLTEYKNYRPNSEYHEGRGVWTIKVDLALPCATQNELLLDDAKQLVANGVTAVCEGANMPTTLEATEYLQANGVIFAPGKAANAGGVATSALEMSQNSERLSWSFEEVDAKLQQIMINITHNIADAAERYGMPGNYVAGANIAGFEKVVNAMTAQGIV; encoded by the coding sequence ATGTCATACGTTGATGAGGTAATTGAGCAGGTTGTGAAGAAAAATCCTGCAGAGCCGGAATTCCACCAGGCAGTGAAAGAGGTTCTGGAATCCCTGAGAGTTGTTGTGGAAGCAAATGAAGAGAAATTCAGAAAGGATGCCCTGCTGGAGCGTCTGGTCGAGCCGGAGAGACAGATTAAATTCCGCGTTCCGTGGGTAGATGATAAAGGACAGGTTCAGGTAAACACCGGTTACCGTGTACAGTTTAACAGCGCGATCGGACCGTACAAGGGAGGTCTCCGTCTCCATCCGTCCGTAAACCTTGGTATCATCAAATTCCTTGGCTTCGAGCAGATTTTCAAAAATTCCCTCACAGGTCTGCCGATCGGCGGCGGCAAGGGCGGTTCTGATTTCGATCCGAAGGGCAAATCAGACAGAGAGGTTATGGCATTCTGCCAGAGCTTTATGACAGAGCTCTGCAAATATATCGGTGCGGACACCGACGTACCGGCGGGCGATATCGGTACCGGCGCGCGTGAGATTGGCTATATGTTCGGACAGTACAAGAGAATTAAAGGACTGTATGAGGGTGTGCTGACCGGAAAAGGTCTTTCCTACGGCGGCTCTCTTGCAAGAACAGAGGCGACCGGCTATGGTCTTCTGTATCTGACACAGGAGATTCTGAAGATTAACGGTAAGGAAATCAGCGGTATGACGGCGGCAGTTTCCGGTTCCGGAAACGTGGCGATCTACGCGATTCAGAAGGCGCAGGAGCTTGGCGTGAAGGTGCTCACCTGCTCCGATTCCACCGGCTGGGTATACGATCCGGAAGGCATCGATGTGGCGGCTTTGAAGGAAATCAAGGAAGTAAAGCGTGCTCGTCTGACAGAGTACAAAAACTATCGTCCGAATTCCGAGTATCACGAGGGCAGAGGCGTATGGACCATTAAGGTAGACCTTGCTCTTCCGTGCGCAACCCAGAACGAGCTGCTTCTTGACGATGCAAAACAGCTTGTGGCAAACGGCGTTACCGCAGTATGCGAGGGCGCGAACATGCCGACCACGCTGGAAGCGACCGAGTATCTGCAGGCAAACGGCGTAATCTTTGCACCGGGCAAGGCGGCAAATGCGGGCGGCGTTGCTACCTCCGCTCTGGAAATGTCCCAGAACAGCGAGAGGCTGAGCTGGTCCTTCGAGGAAGTAGATGCGAAGCTGCAGCAGATTATGATCAATATCACACATAATATCGCAGACGCAGCCGAGAGATACGGAATGCCGGGCAACTATGTGGCAGGTGCTAACATCGCGGGCTTTGAGAAGGTTGTAAATGCTATGACAGCACAGGGTATCGTATAA
- a CDS encoding SH3 domain-containing protein: MDDIREWISDNLRYILLGLALILVLAVAVVGIRAISNIASGKSPVADLQQTESETQAETTKDVIVETEPAAQTGVLQENDGKVLTAMTSYYSARTNGDTETLQKLDPSLTEQELEELTGGYVERYEDIRTYSRQGLADGEYVVYVCYNGKVQDIDTLVPSLTQYYLKSDDQGSLYIYDYAGDADTEAFLEETRKTTEVQDLIASVRQECDEAENSDPALKEFMSQYGSSQEGSTDETTADGESAADGSVMVAIDECNIRTEPNTECDVLGVLYIGETITKTGETEDGWTQVDYNGQTAYIKSEFLSVQQETESTETTDLSDDFAPGNAA; this comes from the coding sequence ATGGATGATATCAGAGAGTGGATTTCCGATAATCTGCGCTATATACTGCTCGGTCTGGCACTGATTCTTGTCCTGGCGGTTGCGGTGGTCGGCATCCGGGCAATCAGCAATATTGCATCGGGAAAAAGTCCGGTGGCGGATCTGCAGCAGACAGAGTCTGAGACGCAGGCGGAAACCACAAAAGATGTGATTGTGGAGACTGAGCCGGCTGCGCAGACGGGTGTGCTGCAGGAGAATGACGGCAAGGTGCTGACAGCGATGACCTCCTATTACTCCGCACGGACGAACGGAGATACCGAGACACTGCAGAAGCTGGACCCTTCTCTGACGGAACAGGAGCTGGAGGAGCTGACCGGCGGATATGTGGAGCGCTATGAGGACATCCGGACCTACTCCCGGCAGGGGCTTGCAGACGGGGAGTATGTGGTGTATGTCTGTTACAACGGAAAGGTGCAGGACATCGATACGCTGGTGCCGAGTCTGACACAGTATTACTTAAAGAGCGACGACCAGGGAAGTCTGTATATTTACGATTATGCCGGCGATGCGGATACCGAGGCATTTCTGGAGGAAACGCGCAAAACCACCGAGGTGCAGGATCTGATTGCTTCTGTGCGCCAGGAGTGTGATGAGGCGGAGAATTCCGACCCGGCGCTGAAGGAATTTATGAGCCAGTATGGAAGTTCGCAGGAGGGCAGCACGGATGAGACGACGGCTGACGGGGAATCCGCCGCAGACGGCAGCGTGATGGTGGCGATTGACGAGTGCAATATCCGCACGGAGCCGAATACGGAATGCGATGTGCTTGGTGTGCTGTATATCGGTGAGACCATCACAAAGACGGGTGAGACGGAGGATGGCTGGACGCAGGTCGATTACAACGGGCAGACGGCTTATATCAAGAGCGAGTTCCTTTCTGTCCAGCAGGAGACAGAAAGCACGGAGACGACAGATCTGTCGGATGATTTTGCTCCCGGAAATGCAGCTTGA
- the rpsU gene encoding 30S ribosomal protein S21, whose translation MSNVIVKENETLDSALRRFKRNCAKAGIQQEIRKREHYEKPSVRRKKKSEAARKRKFN comes from the coding sequence ATGTCAAATGTAATCGTTAAAGAAAACGAGACTTTGGACAGCGCATTACGCCGTTTCAAAAGAAACTGCGCGAAAGCTGGCATTCAGCAGGAGATTCGTAAGAGAGAGCATTACGAGAAGCCGAGTGTAAGACGCAAAAAGAAATCCGAAGCAGCTCGCAAACGTAAATTTAACTAA
- a CDS encoding zinc-dependent alcohol dehydrogenase family protein — protein MKGTFFTGADQPQKFEVRDMSFAPLQPHEVLVKNMSAGICGTDVHIYHGEKGSAEVKPPVVLGHEYAGIVVETGAAVTEVQAGDHVTVDPNIYCGKCRPCKMGKKQNCEHLFALGVNVNGGFAEYSVVPDTQCFLLKKEIPFDVGAMAEPLACAIHGVDLCDIQQGQSVLVIGGGPIGLLVVQLARLKGASPVILSEPMEMRRHIGLSVGADAVIDPLHENVAETVRSLTGEDGADVVIECVGRPFAAEQAVEAAGPGAMIMLFSVPAVDATIPLPLFEMYRKELTVRGSRINPDTHQRAVNLINAQRLEIEKLITHTYDLYHLEDAIHMQMSSESIKVVVHPHG, from the coding sequence ATGAAGGGAACATTTTTTACCGGGGCGGACCAGCCTCAGAAATTTGAAGTAAGGGATATGAGCTTTGCGCCGCTGCAGCCGCATGAGGTGCTGGTGAAAAATATGTCCGCCGGAATATGCGGGACGGACGTGCATATTTATCACGGGGAGAAGGGCTCGGCGGAGGTGAAGCCGCCGGTGGTCCTGGGACATGAATATGCGGGCATCGTGGTGGAGACAGGCGCTGCGGTGACAGAGGTGCAGGCGGGCGACCATGTGACGGTCGACCCGAATATTTACTGCGGAAAGTGCAGACCCTGTAAAATGGGAAAGAAGCAGAACTGCGAGCATCTGTTTGCCCTGGGCGTGAACGTAAACGGAGGCTTTGCGGAGTATTCCGTGGTGCCGGATACACAGTGCTTCCTGCTGAAGAAGGAAATTCCATTTGACGTGGGTGCGATGGCAGAGCCGCTTGCCTGCGCCATTCACGGCGTTGACCTCTGCGATATCCAGCAGGGGCAGAGCGTGCTTGTGATAGGCGGAGGTCCCATTGGTCTTCTGGTCGTACAGCTTGCCAGATTAAAAGGAGCTTCGCCGGTCATTTTAAGTGAACCGATGGAAATGCGCCGTCATATCGGACTTTCCGTCGGGGCAGATGCGGTGATTGATCCGCTTCATGAGAATGTGGCGGAAACGGTGAGAAGCCTCACCGGTGAGGACGGCGCCGATGTCGTGATTGAATGCGTGGGCAGACCGTTTGCGGCAGAGCAGGCAGTTGAAGCCGCCGGTCCTGGCGCCATGATAATGCTGTTCAGCGTACCGGCGGTCGATGCGACGATTCCGCTGCCGCTGTTTGAGATGTACAGAAAGGAACTGACTGTCAGAGGTTCCCGGATTAATCCAGATACGCACCAGAGAGCGGTCAATCTGATTAATGCGCAGCGGCTGGAAATAGAGAAGCTGATTACGCACACCTACGACCTCTATCATCTGGAGGACGCCATCCATATGCAGATGAGCAGCGAGTCCATCAAAGTGGTGGTGCATCCGCACGGATAA